The stretch of DNA GGCGATCGCCGCGGGACTGGTGGCGCAGTTGCTCGGCACGCTCATCACGCTCATCACCCAGGTGGCCTTCTTCGGCCGGGTGTCGTTGGAGGAGGTGTCGCCAGCGGAGCACACGCGGGGCGCGTGGGTGCTCGTGATTCCCGTGCTCGGGGCGCTCGTGGTGGGGGTGATGGCGCGCTATGGCTCCAAGGCCATCCGCGGGCACGGCATCCCCGAGGCCATGGAGCAGGTGCTGCTCAACCGCAGCCGCATTCCCGCGCGAATGACGTTCCTCAAGCCGCTGTCGTCGGCGGTGGCCATCGGCACGGGAGGGCCGTTCGGCGCCGAGGGCCCCATCATCGCCACGGGCGGCGCGCTGGGCTCGCTGCTGGGCCAGGTGCTCCGGGTGACGGCGGACGAGCGCAAGGTGCTGCTGGCGGCGGGAGCGGGGGCCGGCATGGCGGCCACCTTCGGGGCGCCCGTGTCCGCGGTGCTGTTGGCCGTGGAGCTGCTGCTGTTCGAGCTCAAGCCGCGCTCGATCATCCCGGTGGCGTTGGCCACCAGCACGGCCACGGCGGTGCGGATGCTCTTCGTGGGAGGAGCGCCGGCCTTCACGGTGCCGGACGTGTCGGCCCCCGGAGGCGGCGCACTGGCCTTCTACATCGCCATGGGCGCGCTGGTGGGCGTGGCCTCGGTGGGAGCCACCCGGGCCGTCTATGCCATCGAGGATGCCTTCGAGCGGTTGCCCCTGCACTGGATGTGGTGGCCGGCGCTCGGGGCGATCGCGGTGGGGGTGGTGGGCTGGTTCGAGCCGCGAACGCTGGGCGTGGGCTACGCCAACATCGAGGCCATCCTCTCGGGGCGGCTGGTGGGCACGGCGGCGCTCGTCTTCTGTCTGTTGAAGTTCACCTCCTGGTCCATCGCGCTGGGCAGCGGCACCTCGGGCGGGACGCTGGCGCCGCTGTTCACCATTGGGGGTGGGCTCGGCTCGGCGCTGGGGGCGCTGGCGGTGGCGTGGGTGCCCGGGCTGGGGGTGGACGTGCGCATCGCGGCGCTGGTGGGCATGGCGGCCATCTTCGCCGGGGCGTCGCGCGCGCTGTTGGCCTCGGTGGTGTTCGCCTTCGAGACGACGCGCCAGCCCCTGGGTCTGTTGCCCCTGCTGGGCGGCTGCGCGGCGGCCTATCTCGTCTCGGCGCTACTCATGCGCCACTCCATCATGACGGAGAAGCTGGCGCGGCGCGGGGCGCGAGTGCCCACGGAATACACGGCGGACGTGCTCGCCAGCACGCTGGTGCGCGAGCAGGGATTGCGGCCCGTGGTGACCCTGCGGGCGGAGGACACGGTGGCGGCGGTGCGCGCCTGGCTCGCGGGAGGGGCGCCGGGCACGCGGCACCAGGGCTTCCCGGTGGTGGATGCGGCTGGACGGCTGCTGGGGGTCGTCACCCGGCGCGAGCTGATGGAAGAGGCGGTGGAGTCCCGGCCCGTGCGCGAGTTCATCGCCAGACCTCCAGCGGTGGTCTTCGAGGACAGCACCCTGCGCGAGGCGGCGGACCACATGGTGAGGGAGGGCGTGGGGAGGCTACCGGTGGTCAAGCGCGACGCGCCGTGGACGCTGGTGGGAATCCTCACGCGCAGCGATCTCCTGGCCGCGCACCGCCGTCGGCTGCAAGAGGCCCAC from Cystobacter ferrugineus encodes:
- a CDS encoding chloride channel protein gives rise to the protein MKRPEILSPEEGLNGRDALPVAPSMGPTLQAEPRAPRSTGPVDGRVVWLCGLCVLLAIAAGLVAQLLGTLITLITQVAFFGRVSLEEVSPAEHTRGAWVLVIPVLGALVVGVMARYGSKAIRGHGIPEAMEQVLLNRSRIPARMTFLKPLSSAVAIGTGGPFGAEGPIIATGGALGSLLGQVLRVTADERKVLLAAGAGAGMAATFGAPVSAVLLAVELLLFELKPRSIIPVALATSTATAVRMLFVGGAPAFTVPDVSAPGGGALAFYIAMGALVGVASVGATRAVYAIEDAFERLPLHWMWWPALGAIAVGVVGWFEPRTLGVGYANIEAILSGRLVGTAALVFCLLKFTSWSIALGSGTSGGTLAPLFTIGGGLGSALGALAVAWVPGLGVDVRIAALVGMAAIFAGASRALLASVVFAFETTRQPLGLLPLLGGCAAAYLVSALLMRHSIMTEKLARRGARVPTEYTADVLASTLVREQGLRPVVTLRAEDTVAAVRAWLAGGAPGTRHQGFPVVDAAGRLLGVVTRRELMEEAVESRPVREFIARPPAVVFEDSTLREAADHMVREGVGRLPVVKRDAPWTLVGILTRSDLLAAHRRRLQEAHEPEREWGARRPSSSSA